Proteins encoded within one genomic window of Rhodobacteraceae bacterium LMO-JJ12:
- the boxB gene encoding benzoyl-CoA 2,3-epoxidase subunit BoxB: MLDLINVSYDTQIPNNVGLSSDKRVLKALEKWHPGYINWWSDLIPDKFQQSLVYLRTAVSVDPKGWAKFDYVKMPEYRWGVLLAPEVEDRRIPCGEHAGEPAWQEVPGEYRNMMKRLIVIQGDTEPASVEQQRSLALTAPSLYDMRNLFQVNVEEGRHLWAMVYLLHKYFGRDGREEADDLLRRQSGSEEAPRMLGAFNEETPDWLSFFMFTYFTDRDGKMQLESLAQSGFDPLSRTCRFMLTEEAHHMFVGETGVGRTIQRTCDVMRENGIEDPYDVEKIRSLGVIDLPLIQKKLNLHYTLSLDLFGQEVSTNAANAFNAGIKGRYQENRLTDDHKLTNDTYRVWDIVDGKIVQHDVPALTAINMRLRDDYTKDAAGGVGRWNKIIEKMGIQFELKLPHEAFHRKIGVFADKMIDPDGKFITGAEFDKGMVEWLPTHADGDYIQSLMKPVSEPGKYAGWIAPPKVGIDNKPGDFEYVKLHMA, translated from the coding sequence ATGCTTGATCTGATCAATGTGAGTTACGACACGCAAATCCCCAACAATGTGGGGCTGTCCTCGGACAAACGCGTGCTGAAGGCGCTGGAAAAATGGCACCCCGGTTATATCAACTGGTGGAGCGATCTTATCCCCGACAAATTTCAGCAATCGCTGGTCTATCTACGCACCGCTGTGAGCGTGGACCCCAAGGGTTGGGCCAAGTTCGACTATGTGAAGATGCCGGAATACCGTTGGGGTGTTCTTCTGGCACCGGAAGTTGAAGACCGCCGCATCCCTTGTGGTGAGCATGCGGGCGAACCTGCTTGGCAGGAAGTGCCGGGCGAATACCGCAATATGATGAAACGCCTGATCGTGATTCAGGGCGATACCGAGCCTGCATCGGTTGAGCAGCAACGTTCGCTCGCTCTGACCGCACCGTCGCTTTATGACATGCGCAACCTGTTTCAGGTGAACGTGGAAGAGGGGCGCCACCTTTGGGCGATGGTCTATCTGCTGCACAAGTATTTCGGCCGTGATGGGCGCGAAGAGGCGGATGATCTGCTGCGTCGTCAGTCGGGTTCGGAGGAAGCGCCGCGGATGCTCGGGGCGTTCAATGAAGAGACGCCGGATTGGCTGTCGTTCTTCATGTTCACCTACTTCACCGACCGCGATGGCAAGATGCAGCTTGAATCGCTGGCACAATCGGGGTTCGATCCGCTGAGCCGCACTTGCCGCTTCATGCTGACCGAAGAAGCGCACCATATGTTTGTGGGCGAAACCGGTGTGGGCCGCACGATCCAGCGCACCTGTGATGTGATGCGTGAAAATGGTATCGAAGACCCGTATGACGTGGAAAAAATCCGTTCGCTCGGTGTGATTGATCTGCCGCTTATCCAGAAGAAGTTGAACCTGCACTATACCCTGTCGCTCGATCTTTTTGGGCAGGAAGTGTCGACCAACGCGGCCAATGCGTTCAACGCGGGGATCAAGGGGCGCTATCAGGAAAACCGTCTGACCGACGATCACAAGCTGACCAATGATACTTACCGCGTGTGGGATATCGTGGATGGCAAGATCGTGCAGCATGATGTTCCCGCCCTTACCGCGATCAACATGCGTTTGCGTGATGATTATACCAAGGATGCCGCCGGTGGTGTGGGCCGTTGGAACAAAATCATCGAGAAGATGGGCATTCAGTTCGAGCTGAAGCTGCCGCATGAGGCCTTCCACCGCAAGATCGGTGTCTTTGCAGACAAGATGATTGACCCCGATGGGAAGTTCATCACCGGCGCGGAATTTGACAAGGGTATGGTCGAATGGTTGCCGACCCACGCCGATGGTGACTATATTCAGTCGCTGATGAAGCCGGTAAGCGAGCCGGGCAAATACGCCGGCTGGATCGCACCGCCGAAAGTGGGTATCGACAACAAGCCGGGTGATTTCGAATATGTGAAGCTTCACATGGCCTGA
- the boxA gene encoding benzoyl-CoA 2,3-epoxidase subunit BoxA has protein sequence MNKPIKQHLIDPEICIRCYTCEMTCPINAISHDDNNVVIDAEICNYCMDCIPVCPTGSIDEWRVVNTPYSLEEQFGWEELPAQEDLGESADTGIEAIDEAMAALLAEAHEGAGGKAHAPATASKPTVNLYNLGKPAVARVQGSYRLTAEGADSDVRHIILDFGGQPMPALEGQSIGIIPPGTDENGKPHLPRLYSVSSPRDGERPGYNNLSLTVKREEGGVCSNYVCDLKKGDEVRVTGPFGATFLMPNDTDARILMICTGTGSAPFRAFTMHRTRMAGATGGDMVLFFGARTPESLPYFGPLGKVPDSILKKHMVFSRLPDQPKEYVQDRMMVAEGDIAEMIADPKTHIYICGLRGMEVGVDQAFTNIAESAGISWSATRDAMRSDGRYHVETY, from the coding sequence ATGAACAAACCGATCAAACAGCACCTGATCGACCCGGAAATTTGCATCCGTTGTTATACCTGCGAGATGACTTGCCCGATCAATGCGATCTCGCATGACGACAACAACGTGGTGATTGACGCCGAGATTTGTAATTACTGTATGGATTGCATTCCTGTTTGTCCGACGGGTTCGATTGATGAATGGCGCGTTGTGAATACACCCTATTCATTGGAAGAGCAGTTTGGTTGGGAGGAATTGCCCGCGCAGGAGGATCTGGGCGAGAGCGCAGATACGGGCATTGAGGCGATTGACGAAGCGATGGCCGCCCTTCTGGCCGAGGCGCATGAAGGGGCCGGCGGCAAGGCACATGCACCCGCAACTGCATCGAAACCGACGGTTAATCTTTATAATCTCGGCAAACCTGCCGTGGCGCGTGTGCAGGGCAGTTATCGGCTGACGGCCGAGGGGGCCGATAGCGATGTGCGCCATATCATCCTTGATTTTGGCGGCCAGCCGATGCCGGCGCTGGAGGGACAGTCCATTGGGATTATTCCGCCGGGGACAGATGAAAACGGCAAGCCGCATCTGCCGCGGCTCTATTCAGTTTCGAGCCCGCGTGATGGGGAACGCCCCGGATATAACAACCTGTCGCTGACCGTTAAGCGGGAAGAGGGTGGGGTTTGTTCGAATTATGTTTGTGATCTGAAGAAGGGCGATGAAGTTCGCGTAACCGGACCGTTCGGGGCAACATTCCTGATGCCGAATGATACGGACGCACGTATTTTGATGATCTGTACCGGCACGGGATCGGCACCGTTCAGGGCGTTTACCATGCATCGCACGCGCATGGCGGGGGCCACGGGTGGCGATATGGTGCTGTTCTTCGGGGCGCGCACGCCCGAGAGCCTGCCGTATTTTGGCCCGCTGGGCAAGGTGCCGGACAGTATCCTGAAAAAGCACATGGTCTTCAGTCGACTGCCGGATCAGCCCAAGGAATATGTGCAAGACCGCATGATGGTGGCCGAGGGCGATATTGCCGAGATGATCGCCGATCCGAAAACCCATATCTACATCTGCGGGCTGCGCGGCATGGAAGTGGGTGTTGATCAGGCATTTACCAACATTGCCGAGAGCGCAGGTATCTCATGGAGCGCCACCCGCGACGCGATGCGCAGCGACGGGCGCTATCATGTGGAAACCTATTGA
- a CDS encoding helix-turn-helix transcriptional regulator: MSEITNFRGKITTSVPAQEAERVVETLLARVGERVRKAREMKGLPRRVIAETSGVSMRYLAQLEAGEGNISIGLLQRVATALDTRIEWLLGEEDPWTSETLRFAELYRASTSETKQQIRSVLTPVPPENLRASRICLVGLRGAGKSTLGAMVGQDMGLPFLELNSEIEDHSGMPVTELMALYGQEGYRTLEARAVERIIATHSSIILAVAGGIVAEPTTYNTVRRHFHTIWITASPDEHMARVRSQGDMRPMEGNPEAMEQLRAILKSRENLYRQAHAALDTSGKALRQSADDLLALIKERGFIRGS; this comes from the coding sequence ATGAGTGAGATTACGAATTTCAGGGGGAAGATCACCACCAGCGTCCCGGCGCAGGAGGCTGAGCGGGTTGTTGAAACCCTGCTGGCGCGTGTTGGGGAGCGGGTGCGCAAGGCGCGCGAAATGAAGGGCCTGCCGCGCCGGGTGATCGCGGAAACCTCGGGGGTTTCGATGCGGTATCTTGCGCAATTGGAAGCCGGAGAAGGCAATATCTCGATCGGTTTGCTGCAACGTGTGGCGACGGCGCTGGATACGCGTATCGAGTGGCTATTGGGGGAGGAAGACCCCTGGACCTCGGAAACGCTGCGCTTTGCAGAGCTTTATCGCGCCTCGACCTCGGAAACGAAGCAGCAGATACGTTCGGTGCTGACACCGGTGCCGCCGGAAAACCTGCGCGCCAGCCGGATCTGTCTTGTTGGGTTGCGCGGGGCGGGAAAATCGACGCTGGGGGCCATGGTGGGGCAGGACATGGGCCTGCCGTTTCTTGAGTTGAACAGCGAGATTGAAGACCATTCCGGCATGCCGGTCACGGAGTTGATGGCGCTCTATGGGCAGGAAGGGTATCGCACGCTTGAGGCGCGCGCGGTCGAGCGGATCATTGCAACGCATTCCAGCATAATATTGGCCGTTGCCGGAGGGATCGTGGCCGAGCCGACCACCTACAACACGGTGCGGCGCCATTTCCATACGATCTGGATCACAGCGAGTCCCGATGAGCATATGGCGCGGGTGCGTTCGCAAGGCGACATGCGCCCAATGGAAGGCAACCCGGAGGCGATGGAGCAATTGCGCGCGATCCTGAAAAGCCGGGAGAACCTCTATCGGCAGGCGCATGCCGCGCTGGACACCTCGGGCAAGGCGCTGCGCCAGTCGGCGGATGATCTGCTTGCCCTGATCAAGGAACGTGGGTTCATCCGCGGGTCATGA
- a CDS encoding aspartate aminotransferase family protein produces MSHLSLPEEGRAPEQVLKDLKDFGRTDPDYKDGRLWSLVYHLDEEHDDFTAAAYRQYSSANGLNPAAFHSLKQMETEIISIVAGLLHGGADTCGVVTAGGTESCLMSVKTYRDMARKKRSVQRPNMILPTTAHVAWFKAAEYFGVTARLLPMNDDLSTDISKLARMINRNTVMILGSAPEYPHGTIDPIAQMGKIAQAKGVPLHVDACVGGFILPFMEMNGAELPEWDFRVPGVTSISADLHKYGYTAKGASTILYRNLDLLKFQMFVYQDWPGGVFASPALLGTRPGGAYAAAWAVLQKMGIDGYRDLAARTTQAVEQLKTGISEIDGLRLLGNPQGPLLAFGSSARTVNMFAVADQLEKKGWSVNRVQNPDGIHAMVTAQHLDVVPQYLTDLAEAVATVRAHPELAKSGGAATYGMMAHVPMRGMVKNKVLDVFAEMYRAGGGNLDMKAPGKPSLPERLMSRYVNWRSNRK; encoded by the coding sequence ATGAGTCATCTAAGCTTGCCCGAAGAGGGCCGCGCGCCTGAACAGGTGCTGAAAGACCTCAAGGATTTCGGGCGCACAGACCCCGACTACAAGGACGGGCGCCTCTGGAGTCTAGTCTATCACCTCGACGAAGAGCATGATGACTTCACCGCCGCCGCCTATCGGCAATATTCTTCGGCCAACGGGCTTAACCCGGCTGCGTTCCATAGCCTCAAGCAGATGGAAACCGAGATCATTTCCATCGTCGCCGGCCTTCTGCATGGCGGGGCTGACACCTGCGGCGTGGTTACGGCGGGCGGCACCGAAAGCTGCCTTATGTCGGTAAAAACCTATCGCGACATGGCGCGCAAGAAGCGCAGTGTGCAGCGCCCTAATATGATCCTGCCCACTACGGCGCATGTCGCATGGTTCAAGGCGGCGGAATATTTCGGCGTGACCGCGCGGCTCTTGCCGATGAACGATGACCTCAGCACCGACATTTCCAAGCTCGCCCGGATGATCAACCGCAATACGGTGATGATCCTCGGCTCTGCCCCCGAATATCCGCACGGCACCATCGACCCGATCGCCCAGATGGGCAAGATCGCACAGGCCAAGGGCGTCCCCCTTCACGTTGACGCCTGCGTCGGCGGTTTCATCCTGCCTTTCATGGAGATGAACGGCGCCGAACTGCCCGAATGGGACTTCCGCGTGCCGGGCGTCACCTCGATATCGGCCGACCTGCACAAATATGGCTACACCGCCAAAGGCGCATCCACGATCCTTTACCGCAACCTCGACCTGCTGAAGTTTCAGATGTTCGTCTATCAGGATTGGCCGGGCGGTGTCTTTGCGTCCCCCGCCCTGCTGGGCACCCGACCGGGGGGCGCCTACGCCGCCGCCTGGGCCGTGTTGCAGAAAATGGGCATTGATGGCTACCGCGACCTGGCCGCTCGCACCACCCAAGCCGTCGAGCAGCTAAAGACCGGCATCAGCGAAATTGACGGCCTGCGCCTGCTTGGGAATCCCCAGGGCCCGCTTTTGGCCTTCGGCTCTTCCGCGCGCACGGTCAACATGTTTGCCGTTGCCGATCAGCTTGAGAAAAAAGGCTGGAGCGTGAACCGCGTGCAAAACCCCGATGGCATCCACGCAATGGTAACGGCCCAGCATCTCGATGTCGTGCCGCAATATCTCACCGATCTGGCCGAAGCCGTTGCAACGGTGCGCGCCCATCCCGAGTTGGCCAAGTCCGGCGGCGCTGCCACCTATGGCATGATGGCGCATGTGCCAATGCGCGGCATGGTCAAGAACAAGGTGCTCGACGTTTTTGCCGAAATGTATCGTGCAGGTGGCGGCAATCTCGACATGAAGGCACCGGGCAAACCATCCCTGCCCGAACGGCTTATGTCGCGCTATGTCAATTGGCGCTCAAACCGTAAGTGA
- a CDS encoding DUF819 family protein — translation MIQTFAILLFLCAPAVLLLGVRHLSAARMLGPIVLCYVAGLILGISDLLPDSTDPIRTSITEASLGLALPLLLFSVDIRAWRHVAGRAMLSMGLAVTAVVFIATLLFYGFAAQGVEAPEQLSGMAIGMYTGGIANLGSIKLALAIPDARYLLFATVDTFVGALYLMLVLTVGRRIFDRFLAPFPQTYHGDNLAYDQVESYRELLHISELPRTLAALVAAGLCVGAAVLLAPRLPFAAPEIVVIVLLTSFGLLASFIPKIQQNPAASKLGMYLIYVFSFCVAASLDLAALATMNATILIFVIVATFGSLLLHALLCRWFKVDVDTFLITSVAALLSPAFVPMVARNLRNPGILMSGMTTGILGFAIGNYLGISVALLLASGGNQ, via the coding sequence ATGATACAGACCTTCGCCATACTCCTGTTTCTTTGCGCACCGGCTGTCTTGCTGCTTGGCGTTCGCCATCTGTCAGCGGCCCGGATGCTTGGGCCAATCGTGCTTTGCTATGTTGCTGGCCTGATTTTGGGCATTTCCGACCTGCTCCCCGATTCAACAGACCCCATCAGAACCAGCATTACCGAAGCCAGCCTTGGGTTGGCGCTTCCGCTTTTGCTCTTTTCCGTCGATATCCGCGCATGGCGGCACGTGGCCGGACGCGCCATGTTGTCCATGGGTCTGGCCGTCACCGCCGTGGTTTTCATCGCGACTCTGCTGTTTTACGGCTTCGCGGCGCAGGGCGTAGAAGCCCCCGAACAGCTCTCGGGCATGGCTATCGGCATGTATACCGGCGGCATCGCCAATCTTGGGTCTATCAAGCTGGCGCTTGCCATTCCCGATGCGCGTTATCTTCTGTTTGCGACCGTCGACACCTTTGTCGGCGCGCTTTACCTGATGCTGGTCCTGACTGTCGGGCGTCGGATTTTCGACCGTTTTCTCGCGCCTTTCCCGCAAACCTACCACGGCGACAATCTCGCCTACGACCAAGTGGAATCTTACCGCGAACTGCTACATATTTCAGAGCTCCCCAGAACCCTCGCTGCGCTGGTGGCCGCCGGACTCTGCGTCGGCGCTGCGGTTCTTCTGGCACCAAGATTGCCCTTCGCCGCGCCCGAAATCGTGGTCATTGTCCTGCTCACCAGCTTTGGCTTGCTGGCGTCGTTCATTCCCAAGATTCAGCAAAACCCTGCAGCCTCCAAGCTCGGCATGTATTTGATCTATGTCTTCTCGTTCTGCGTGGCGGCCTCGCTGGACCTGGCCGCGCTGGCGACAATGAATGCGACGATCCTGATCTTCGTGATTGTGGCCACCTTCGGCAGCCTGCTGCTGCACGCGCTGCTTTGCCGATGGTTCAAAGTCGATGTTGATACCTTCCTGATCACATCCGTAGCAGCGCTTCTGTCGCCGGCATTTGTGCCGATGGTGGCGCGTAACCTGCGCAACCCCGGCATTCTCATGTCTGGCATGACCACCGGAATTCTGGGGTTTGCCATCGGTAATTATCTCGGTATCTCTGTGGCGCTGCTTCTGGCCTCTGGAGGAAATCAATGA
- the tdh gene encoding L-threonine 3-dehydrogenase yields MSNEMKALQKEAPGTGLVLTRVPVPEIGPDDVLIKIHKTGICGTDVHIWNWDDWAARTVPTPLVTGHEFAGEIVELGRDVEGLELGQRCSGEGHLIGKTSRQSRAGKFHLDPQTRGIGVNEQGAFAQYLKLPAFNVVPLPDAVDDEIGAILDPLGNAVHTALSFDLVGEDVLITGAGPIGIMAACVARHVGARHVVITDVNQARLDLAASVADVVPVNVALQDLRDVEGALRMKEGFDVGLEMSGNQAALDQMVDNMVMGGRIALLGIPPGKSPVDWSTFVFKAITLKGVYGREIFETWYKMLAMLENGLNVRGVITHRFPADDYAEGFKAMLSGQSGKVVLDWS; encoded by the coding sequence ATGAGCAATGAAATGAAGGCCCTGCAAAAAGAGGCCCCCGGCACCGGCCTCGTTCTGACCCGCGTGCCAGTCCCCGAAATCGGCCCCGACGACGTGCTGATCAAGATCCACAAGACCGGCATCTGCGGCACCGATGTGCATATCTGGAACTGGGATGACTGGGCCGCACGCACCGTTCCTACGCCGCTGGTCACTGGCCATGAATTCGCCGGCGAGATTGTCGAGTTGGGCCGCGACGTCGAAGGTCTGGAGCTTGGCCAGCGCTGCTCAGGCGAGGGCCATCTGATCGGCAAAACCTCACGCCAGTCGCGCGCCGGAAAATTCCACCTCGACCCACAAACTCGTGGTATCGGCGTGAATGAACAAGGCGCGTTTGCCCAATATCTCAAACTCCCAGCCTTTAATGTTGTGCCGCTACCCGATGCAGTAGACGACGAAATCGGCGCTATCCTCGACCCGCTAGGCAACGCGGTCCATACCGCACTCAGCTTCGATCTCGTGGGCGAGGATGTTCTCATCACCGGCGCTGGCCCGATCGGTATCATGGCCGCCTGTGTGGCGCGCCACGTTGGCGCGCGTCATGTGGTGATCACCGATGTGAACCAGGCCCGCCTCGATCTGGCGGCCTCGGTGGCCGATGTCGTTCCTGTAAATGTTGCCTTGCAAGACTTGCGCGATGTCGAAGGCGCGCTCAGAATGAAGGAAGGCTTCGATGTCGGGCTGGAAATGTCCGGCAATCAGGCCGCGCTCGATCAGATGGTCGACAACATGGTGATGGGGGGGCGTATTGCTCTTCTCGGCATCCCGCCCGGTAAATCCCCGGTCGACTGGTCGACATTCGTATTCAAAGCAATCACCCTCAAGGGCGTCTATGGCCGCGAGATTTTTGAGACCTGGTACAAGATGCTCGCCATGCTGGAAAACGGCCTCAATGTGCGCGGCGTCATCACCCACCGTTTTCCCGCCGACGACTATGCAGAAGGCTTCAAGGCGATGCTTTCGGGCCAAAGCGGCAAGGTTGTGCTTGATTGGAGCTAA
- a CDS encoding glycine C-acetyltransferase yields MSPDFLTHIRDTLGQIEADGLMKVERALTSPQGAHIDVAGRDMLNLCANNYLGLADNPALITAAKQALDADGFGMASVRFICGTHDLHRALETRLAAFLEKDDAILFAACFDANGGLFEPLLGPEDAIISDALNHASIIDGVRLSKARRFRYANGDMSDLETQLKEARTGGARHIMIATDGVFSMDGTLAPLPEITALAEKYDALVMVDDCHATGFMGPKGQGTGHHFAVADKIDIITGTLGKALGGALGGFIAGPQPVIDLLRQRARPYLFSNALPPMICAAGIAALDLVEQGDDLRRQLFENAAYWRAGLSERGFNLLPGEHPIIPVMIGDARLSQDMAARLGELGVYVAGFFFPVVPKGTARIRTQMNAALTRADLDTALDAFAQAGRVTGVLS; encoded by the coding sequence ATGTCCCCCGATTTCCTGACCCATATTCGCGACACCCTCGGTCAGATCGAGGCCGACGGCCTGATGAAGGTTGAACGCGCCCTCACCTCGCCCCAGGGCGCTCATATCGACGTGGCCGGGCGCGACATGCTCAACCTCTGCGCCAACAACTATCTCGGCCTTGCCGACAATCCCGCCCTGATCACGGCGGCGAAACAGGCGCTTGATGCTGATGGCTTTGGCATGGCCTCAGTGCGCTTCATTTGCGGCACCCACGATCTGCACCGCGCGCTGGAAACCCGCCTCGCCGCCTTCCTTGAAAAAGACGACGCGATCCTTTTCGCCGCCTGTTTCGATGCCAATGGCGGGCTGTTCGAACCATTGCTCGGCCCCGAAGATGCGATCATCTCGGATGCACTTAACCACGCCTCGATTATCGATGGCGTACGTCTCAGCAAGGCACGCCGCTTTCGCTATGCCAATGGCGACATGAGCGATCTGGAAACCCAGCTCAAAGAAGCCCGCACCGGCGGCGCGCGCCACATCATGATCGCCACCGATGGCGTGTTCTCGATGGACGGCACGCTTGCCCCCCTGCCCGAAATCACCGCCCTGGCCGAAAAATACGATGCGCTCGTCATGGTCGATGACTGCCACGCCACCGGCTTCATGGGCCCCAAGGGCCAAGGCACCGGCCACCATTTCGCCGTCGCCGACAAGATCGACATCATCACCGGCACGCTCGGAAAAGCCCTCGGCGGCGCTCTCGGCGGGTTCATCGCCGGGCCGCAACCGGTCATCGACCTCTTGCGTCAGCGCGCCCGCCCCTACCTCTTCTCCAATGCCCTTCCACCAATGATCTGCGCCGCTGGCATTGCCGCGCTTGATCTGGTCGAACAGGGCGACGATCTGCGCCGCCAGCTTTTCGAAAACGCCGCCTATTGGCGCGCAGGGCTGAGCGAGCGCGGCTTCAACCTGCTTCCCGGCGAACACCCGATCATTCCCGTGATGATCGGTGATGCCCGTCTGTCACAAGACATGGCCGCGCGTTTGGGTGAACTCGGCGTCTATGTCGCCGGGTTTTTCTTTCCTGTGGTTCCCAAAGGCACCGCCCGCATCCGCACCCAGATGAACGCCGCCCTCACCCGCGCCGACCTTGACACCGCGCTTGATGCCTTCGCGCAGGCGGGCCGCGTCACCGGAGTTTTGTCATGA
- the map gene encoding type I methionyl aminopeptidase, with the protein MTREGIRIHEAADFAGMHKAGALAARILDEIAEHVFVGQTTGEIDRIIEQKVNDAGAKSATIGYKGYKHASCISVNHVVCHGIPGDKKLKDGDILNIDVTVIVDGWFGDTSRMYVAGKLSRKAERLIEVTHDALFKGIEAVKPGNTFGDIGFAIQSFVEGHRMSVVRDFCGHGLGRVFHAPPNVLHYGRAQSGSVLEEGMFFTIEPMVNLGRPETKVLGDDWTAVTRDKTLSAQFEHSIGVTADGFEIFTLSPAGKFHPTWG; encoded by the coding sequence ATGACGCGCGAAGGTATCCGCATCCACGAGGCTGCGGATTTTGCAGGGATGCACAAGGCGGGCGCATTGGCGGCGCGCATTCTGGACGAGATTGCAGAGCATGTTTTTGTCGGTCAGACCACCGGTGAGATTGACCGGATCATTGAGCAAAAGGTCAATGACGCGGGCGCGAAATCGGCCACGATTGGATATAAAGGGTATAAGCACGCCAGCTGTATCAGCGTGAACCATGTGGTGTGCCATGGTATTCCGGGTGACAAGAAGCTGAAGGATGGTGACATCCTGAACATCGACGTGACCGTGATCGTTGATGGGTGGTTTGGTGATACCAGCCGGATGTATGTGGCAGGGAAGTTGTCTCGCAAGGCAGAGAGGCTGATTGAAGTGACGCATGATGCCTTGTTCAAGGGGATCGAGGCGGTAAAGCCGGGAAATACCTTTGGCGATATAGGTTTTGCGATCCAGAGTTTTGTAGAAGGCCACCGGATGAGTGTGGTGCGTGATTTCTGCGGGCATGGATTGGGGCGGGTGTTTCATGCGCCGCCCAATGTGCTGCATTACGGGCGCGCGCAGAGTGGCTCTGTATTGGAAGAGGGTATGTTTTTCACCATTGAGCCGATGGTCAATTTGGGCCGCCCGGAAACCAAGGTTCTGGGCGATGACTGGACCGCTGTGACCCGTGACAAGACTCTGAGTGCGCAGTTTGAGCACTCGATTGGTGTGACGGCAGATGGGTTTGAAATTTTCACCCTGTCACCGGCGGGCAAGTTCCACCCGACCTGGGGATGA
- the rsmD gene encoding 16S rRNA (guanine(966)-N(2))-methyltransferase RsmD, which translates to MRIIGGDFRGRALASVGKGDSGAHLRPTTDRVRESLFNVLMGGRFGDPITDARVLDLFAGTGALGLEALSRGASHVTFVDDGRKATTLIRQNIEICRAGAQTALIKRDARKLAPCPSAPYDLIFLDPPYAKGLGESALSAALAGDWIAPGALIVWEESAAIIPPDGITPLDTRRYGDTSISLLRANAG; encoded by the coding sequence ATGCGTATAATCGGCGGCGACTTTCGCGGTCGCGCTCTGGCTTCGGTGGGCAAGGGCGACTCCGGTGCACATCTCAGACCCACCACCGACCGGGTGCGCGAAAGCCTCTTCAACGTGCTCATGGGCGGGCGCTTTGGTGATCCCATAACAGACGCGCGCGTGCTCGATCTTTTTGCTGGCACCGGCGCGCTCGGGCTCGAAGCTTTGTCGCGCGGTGCCTCGCACGTTACCTTTGTCGACGACGGGCGCAAAGCCACCACCCTGATCCGCCAGAACATCGAAATTTGCCGCGCCGGGGCGCAAACCGCTCTGATCAAACGCGACGCACGCAAACTCGCGCCCTGCCCATCGGCCCCCTATGATCTGATCTTCCTCGATCCGCCCTACGCTAAGGGTCTGGGCGAATCCGCACTATCTGCCGCGCTCGCTGGCGATTGGATCGCGCCGGGCGCTCTGATCGTCTGGGAGGAAAGCGCCGCCATCATCCCCCCTGACGGTATCACGCCGCTCGACACGCGCCGTTACGGCGACACCAGTATTTCGCTATTGCGCGCCAACGCAGGCTAA